The genomic region GCTCGGTTATCTGCTTTTTTTCCCCAGGGAGCGCATCAAACTGTCTCTGAACTATTTCTTTTCATTCCTGATCTTCATTGCCATCCCTTTCACTGGAATGGGCCTGTTTTTGATCAACAGCTTTCAGGGCAAAACCACCATCATACTCAGCAACACCAATCTCTCCCTGGAACTCAAACGTTTCTTTTCCTTCTTTTTCGTGGTGTTGATCGGCCTGCTCCTCTCATTCATCTATCTGATCCTGAACAAGTTCTATTCAGCGCACAGCCAGCTCCTGGAATACGAAAAGCGCAATATCGCCCGCCAGCGCCTGGAATCCCTGGGCAGGCTCTCTGCCTCCATCGCCCATGAACTAAACAATTCACTTTCCTCCATTCTAGGCTTCACTTCCCTGCTCCTGGAATCAGAGCAGAAACCTGAAAACAGGAAATACCTGGAACTGATCAAGAACGAGAGCGAACATCTGGAAGGGAAGCTCGCGGAAATTCTCAACTTTTCGCGCTCCGGCCATGCTACATCGCCTGTGAATCTGCTGGGATTGCTCTCTGAAACAGTGGAATTCGTCAGGCAGAATCGCAGCCTGGAGAAATTCTCCATCACCCTTCCGCAGAAACTCGATGCAGTGATCCTTGCAAACCCTGCTGAAATCAAGCAGGTTTTTTTGAATCTGATCCTCAACGCAGCCGAAGCCACTGATCACAATGGTTCCCTTTCAATCAGGTCAGACGAGGACGGGCAATCAGTCAGGCTCTATTTTCAGGATAACGGACCCGGAGTACCGGAAGAAATGACGGCCAAACTGTTTGAGCCTTTCATCACCAGCAAACGCGAGGGAAACGGGCTGGGCCTTTTCATTTCAGAGCAGATCATGCTCAAATTCGAAGGTGAAATCGCTCTCTGCAAGGCAGAGCAGGGCGCCTGCTTCCTGCTTAAATTTCCCAAAGAGGTAGTTAAAAATGGTTAAAATCCTGGTGGTCGACGATGAGCAGAAAATACAGTTTTTGATCTCTGAAAGCTTGAAAAGCGAGGGCTATGCAGTGGAAACCGCGGGCAGCGCTGAAGCTGCCCTGGAAAAAATGGGATCAGGGTTCGACCTGATCCTGACTGACCTCAGAATGCCGGGTATGGACGGATTCGACCTGATCAAGAGCATCCGGAAAACAGACCGCCAGACGATCATAGTAGTGATGACCGGTTACGCCACCATCGACAATGCCATCAATGCCATCAAGGAAGGCGCGGACGAATACCTGGCCAAGCCGATCAAGCCCTTTGAAATCAGAAGGCTGGTCAGGCGGCTTCTGGAAGAACGGAATCTGCAGAGCGAAAACCTGAAGCTCAAGGATGAACTGAAAAAATCATACAGTTTCGAGCAGTTCATCACTCAATCCCAGGCAGTGAAAGGAATATTCCAGAAACTTGCGCAAATCATCGATGAAGACACCACGATACTATTGACAGGTGAATCCGGCACAGGCAAAGATCTGCTGGCACGCCTGATCCATTTCAACAGCCTGCGCGGGAAGCAGCCCTTCATCACCTTCAGCCTGGCTGCCCGTCCTGAGCAACTGGTCAATTCGGAACTGTTCGGCTACAAAAAGGGCAGTTTCACAGGAGCCCAGGTCGATACTCCTGGAGCGATCGGAAAGGCGTCAGGAGGCACTCTGTTTCTTGACGAGATCGGAGAATTGAAGCCTGAGATCCAGGTGCATCTCCTGCATTTCGTGCAGTACAAGGCTTTCACCCCTGTGGGCGGTGCTGAGGAAAAGGCAGACGTGCGCCTGATCGCAGCCACCAACCGTAACCTGGAATCAATGGTCGCTGAAAACCGCTTCAGAGAGGATCTGTTTTACAGGCTGAAAGTGGTGCATTTCGAGATCCCACCGCTTCGGGAACGCAAAGAAGACATCTTTTTATTATCCCATTTTTTTTTGAATCAGTTCAACAATCAGTATCATAAAAACGTGCATTTTTCGTCTGGCTGCTATGATCAGCTCTCAGGATACCCCTGGCCGGGAAATGTCCGGGAACTGCGGCATTTTGTGGAACGGCTGGTGCTGTTCTCAGATTCAGACCTGGTGGAAGACATTTCGTTCGAGACACCGCAGATCGCAGGTGACAGTGGAATCGATGGGGACTGGCCTTCTATAGATGACCTTAACCGCCGCTATATAGAGCGGGTGCTGCGCCACACTGACGGCAACAAGCAGAAAGCTGCCCAGATCCTGGGAATAGATCAGTCCACATTATGGAGAAAGCTGAAACAGAAATGATTTCATAAGTGCGAATTGCCACGGCTAGACTTAATGTTTTTTAATTAATCATATTGATCATTATCCTTGCGAATTGCAATGGTTTTGTTTGCATTTTGCAAAGCAATCAGTACAGGGTCTTAGAGAAACATGGCAACCATCTATATGGTATTCTATTTGCTCTATAATAAGTTAATATTAAAATAAGTAAGGAGGAAGTATGCAGTATAACCACAAAATCGGGAAAAAGGGCGTCTCGCTCGTGCTCGCCGCCATCTCCATAGTAGTAATGATGGGCATGGCTGCCCTGGCGATCGACGTGGGCAACGGCTATATGCAGAAATCCAGCCTGGACCAGGCTACCCAGCTCGCGGCACTCTCAGCTGCCCAGTGCATGGGTAAGGGTTTTTCGGCAGACCAGATTTCAAGCGAGGTCAGGACTGTCTTAAACAACAACTGCTCTGCCTCGGCCCAGATCAGCTACAATGTAGTCAAAGGCACAGAGACCTGCTTCATAGACGCGCAATTGAATGTGCCGTTTTATTTCGCCAAAGTGCTCGGATTCACTGATGTCACTCTCAATTCACAGGCACTGGCCGAAGTCTGCGCAGACGGCTCAGCCAGGCTGATCAAGGAAAATACCTATGATCTCGTGCCATGGGGCATCCCGCACGGCAGAACCACCTATAACTCTACAGAACAGAAACTTTACATCGACGGTGTCCTGGCAGACAACTGGACTGAAAATTCGAGTTTCCAGTTCTACCAGGGATATGAATACCTGCTCAAACTGGGGCTGGGACAACCGGCGGACGCCATCGGCAGAAAAATCCTGATCCCAATGGACAGCACAGGCGACTGCAATCCGACTGACGCCAATGACCCGATCTGTCCCGAGGTCGGCAGCCACGTGCAGGCTGACTTGATCAAAGCATACGGACTTGTTTACTGGTGCCTGCAGAACAATTACGCTGTGGACTGGCTGCTGGATTACAACGGCGGTTCCTATCTGGTGGATTACAATGCAGCGATCCTCTCAGCCACCAGCGCCACCAGCCCTACAGTGAACTTCTCAAGCGTCAGCAAGATCACGCTGACCGCAGCCCAGGCAGCCACGCTTTCCAACTGGCTCGCTGCAAACAACAGCAGCGAAGGCAGACCATATCAGATCGTGCATGTCACAAATTATCCGCAGGTGGCTGTTTACACAGCCAATGTCTATTCACCCGGAGACCTGATGCCCTGGGGTCTGCAGGACAAAACCGGGACCTATCCATTCGGCTACGAGCTGGGAATTCAGTACACTCTGAAATACGGCAGCGGTGCCAACGGCACCTACGGCGCCGGAAACTATGGCGCTCTGACCCTGGGTGGAGAAGGTGCAAGCGTTTACAACAGCAATATTATCAATGGAGCTTCCAACCCCAACGGCGAAACCTACTATGTGGGTAAATCGATTTATACCAAGACCGGAAACATGAACGGCCCCACCTGCGACGGACTGCAGACCAGGATCAATGCCAACAAGCTTTATGTAAAAATTCCTGTTGTTTCCACCCTGGACGTGAACGGCAAGAAAAGCACGACCATCCGCGGATTTTTAAATTTCAAGCTCAACTCAATTGATTCTGGAAACAGCTGGGTTTACGGTACTATGGTTGACAAGATCCCGACCGACCAGCTCTCCTATACTGTCAATGAGGACAGCAACAGCGAGGTCGTTGCCAAAGTGCTGAAACAGGCCGGCATTCCTTTCTCCTGGATCCACGACGCAGGAGTGATCGACGGCACAATCAATAATTACGACTGGCTTTATACGCATCACGAGGATTTCCAGAACAACCAGGTTCCTGCCAAGATCGCCCAGTGGGTTTCTGCAGGACATTATTATTTCAACATGTGCTGGGCCACTGACCGCTTCGACAATGCTCTGGAAGATTACAATCATGATACATTCGGCACAGACACCTCCCAGTACATTCCCCGCATGTTCTTCAATTCTTACTCAACCAAGCAATATTCTGCCTGTTACCGCTGCAGCAGCAGTTCAGGCAGCGACTGCGACGCCTGCAGATACTCAGGCTGGGTCTGGGAATGGGTCAAACACACAGATGTCAATACGAATAACAACCCGACCTATTCACTAAGTCCAAGGGACATCATGCAGACCCAGAATCACGTCACAACCATTTCTGCTGATTCCGGTACACTCGGACGCACCAATGCTTTCAAGCTTCCAAGCCTGATCTCTACCCAGAATATCTATGCCAAGAATAATTCCGCTGCAGGATATAAATACGGCATCTACG from Candidatus Wallbacteria bacterium harbors:
- a CDS encoding HAMP domain-containing sensor histidine kinase yields the protein MSKFNRRLPLFFFCLAFCSFYLFLGTSSAFLAPFSGGLYCLLFSLFLLDLIAVPGKSRAALCGIFLLFHLSFLLLLAISSTFPERFYFLYSTIFSVLMLTSIQFLLSLKDDLNVEFQFLNIYMIFYQCFSIFLIITESKPLETLLANPLFTFFPVVFLLMLGYLLFFPRERIKLSLNYFFSFLIFIAIPFTGMGLFLINSFQGKTTIILSNTNLSLELKRFFSFFFVVLIGLLLSFIYLILNKFYSAHSQLLEYEKRNIARQRLESLGRLSASIAHELNNSLSSILGFTSLLLESEQKPENRKYLELIKNESEHLEGKLAEILNFSRSGHATSPVNLLGLLSETVEFVRQNRSLEKFSITLPQKLDAVILANPAEIKQVFLNLILNAAEATDHNGSLSIRSDEDGQSVRLYFQDNGPGVPEEMTAKLFEPFITSKREGNGLGLFISEQIMLKFEGEIALCKAEQGACFLLKFPKEVVKNG
- a CDS encoding sigma-54 dependent transcriptional regulator, giving the protein MVKILVVDDEQKIQFLISESLKSEGYAVETAGSAEAALEKMGSGFDLILTDLRMPGMDGFDLIKSIRKTDRQTIIVVMTGYATIDNAINAIKEGADEYLAKPIKPFEIRRLVRRLLEERNLQSENLKLKDELKKSYSFEQFITQSQAVKGIFQKLAQIIDEDTTILLTGESGTGKDLLARLIHFNSLRGKQPFITFSLAARPEQLVNSELFGYKKGSFTGAQVDTPGAIGKASGGTLFLDEIGELKPEIQVHLLHFVQYKAFTPVGGAEEKADVRLIAATNRNLESMVAENRFREDLFYRLKVVHFEIPPLRERKEDIFLLSHFFLNQFNNQYHKNVHFSSGCYDQLSGYPWPGNVRELRHFVERLVLFSDSDLVEDISFETPQIAGDSGIDGDWPSIDDLNRRYIERVLRHTDGNKQKAAQILGIDQSTLWRKLKQK
- a CDS encoding pilus assembly protein TadG-related protein encodes the protein MQYNHKIGKKGVSLVLAAISIVVMMGMAALAIDVGNGYMQKSSLDQATQLAALSAAQCMGKGFSADQISSEVRTVLNNNCSASAQISYNVVKGTETCFIDAQLNVPFYFAKVLGFTDVTLNSQALAEVCADGSARLIKENTYDLVPWGIPHGRTTYNSTEQKLYIDGVLADNWTENSSFQFYQGYEYLLKLGLGQPADAIGRKILIPMDSTGDCNPTDANDPICPEVGSHVQADLIKAYGLVYWCLQNNYAVDWLLDYNGGSYLVDYNAAILSATSATSPTVNFSSVSKITLTAAQAATLSNWLAANNSSEGRPYQIVHVTNYPQVAVYTANVYSPGDLMPWGLQDKTGTYPFGYELGIQYTLKYGSGANGTYGAGNYGALTLGGEGASVYNSNIINGASNPNGETYYVGKSIYTKTGNMNGPTCDGLQTRINANKLYVKIPVVSTLDVNGKKSTTIRGFLNFKLNSIDSGNSWVYGTMVDKIPTDQLSYTVNEDSNSEVVAKVLKQAGIPFSWIHDAGVIDGTINNYDWLYTHHEDFQNNQVPAKIAQWVSAGHYYFNMCWATDRFDNALEDYNHDTFGTDTSQYIPRMFFNSYSTKQYSACYRCSSSSGSDCDACRYSGWVWEWVKHTDVNTNNNPTYSLSPRDIMQTQNHVTTISADSGTLGRTNAFKLPSLISTQNIYAKNNSAAGYKYGIYEYFTYSSTNYAKAMIREYKINSTDLGGIVCFMGGHDPSNTPAYRLILNNVMASSIAPAVSKTARTNYGALDLDNADDGLTTDSDEYLTNIEYGNKYFLAPGAIIDTLPYNLPDQTNTGVAFNVGADTSTWNSHATDSQRIVLVPIVSIRKADNSLTCVSPDNTSQAPKSVYGIYQRDKVRMKGIAKFWLLDVTKPGSYESTLGPIENGQVRGIFLGYYISPVDAK